In Plasmodium falciparum 3D7 genome assembly, chromosome: 8, the following proteins share a genomic window:
- a CDS encoding AAA family ATPase, putative, with translation MKKKNERKTNVEQAMSDYLLNLSQIYNQSNSFSDYDNNNNDNNNDNNNNNNNNNNNMRYLKFNNFRIDNMMKKNGCELFVKDNKNYIDNKKMELSYYDKVMNNIFSKKEREIYRNIQNIIKTQERNDINLEVNEYLYSYLFILAIKKMFYDIIAQKKMECHINIMHNQNINKTNFQKKDIYKTTNNNLYKLKYNSNEKNVHQNEHAYYSKDIKIGTHELTHNMDNIKKNIHHEQSVNNLHNDDHVKGTNMDDQNNFKENFKKKFYHHKLKNLDSRTTGSFNSIDSKNEGSKGDDNKCDDNKCDDNKCDDNKCDDNKCDDNKCDDNKCDDNKCDDNKCDDNKCDDNKCDDNKCDDNKCDDNKCDDNKCDDNKCDDNKCDDNKCDYNQCNTNQRNTNLRNTNQHNDVPKDEITNNVSHKDDTNKIHSNKSKNFYKDYIMVLYNTMKKNKYYWLVPLSVISCIYIYYKMRVRVCFFFKNTYSNVCRFMTNIFFNNNGLHGNKNLILKDYNHFFNNINRNNVKTILFNPSSNTFTYMLDKNVPKTSGLMIYNNRLNNNENGSVGSSWLSSPSPSSSSSTHNNNILYMIYYNDYIMKYLLKNKVYEHVDFRVDDKLLKLSIYDIIRRNIFDILTYTFSILTFYYIYEKNILNCNNVDYSFEKQKKLQSLNDIILNDNIKREIKSMLFFVLYSKMFNEPFSCDTILFSGDTGTGKTMLAKTMAKELNFDFLHVSGSTFIELYIGSGASKIRTLFKKAKKNNKPMVIFIDEIDSIGISRCMNNDMSFSNQEYAQTLNQLLIELDSLHEYNKIHMLSEQNKQWNIFMYIKNKLINNIYGKENKTHNNNNNNIHDGNGDQLLYGKDHKISRKYSSYYNNTSDDYPTNNHKDHIDEKKAYDIYNYYLNNDLSIYEIEELFNLKNYRTQHFILFIGATNRYKQLDSALIRAKRFDKVIHFNLPNINTRMKLFSFYINKYIKRNITCNQISKKKNDLPVSPNGYASYMNPDFNYYESHQENEFTYVKQTGSTKNEINKYDDDDNNNDDHNNDDHNNDDHNNDDHDKHHQPCDGNRLHNHINNHKNKNNNLKNKNTLMYPIQPYNKYNEQYYKHFNYFNFSYDLKYRPTLSPFIINKNKKVHEQNTNIYNFIDIFTLSILTFHFNCADIDQLTYSVKSNLMTKNIINKKEFNVNNLLMINLDDMLHKKFTYDSHLDKIVSQKNSDEQEHFSSSLNNRILNACNVDAEEYFHKFLTYCNNIFLDKIKHIRKKQMNRNKKDETVGDKNIKKCTKNEDNNNNNNNNDDNNNDDDNNNDDNIYNNDDDNYHDNFHDDNYYDDNYYDDNYHDDNFHDDNYYDDDYHDDTDEQNNNEYYNKDDTKKNINDLHFTNDKYMHYNYNNYNNNKINMDCYLSYDDLLLLYESKKIKLHVWDDNLNDVHNNNLNIHNNNSFFNEHIQYCILWKSIQTYFNTLHINYKNITF, from the coding sequence atgaagaaaaaaaatgaaaggaAGACGAATGTAGAGCAAGCCATGAGTGATTATTTGTTGAACCTTAGTCAAATTTATAACCAGTCCAATTCATTTAGTGATtacgataataataataatgataataacaatgataacaacaacaacaataataataataataataatatgagatatttaaaatttaataactTCCGGATTGataatatgatgaaaaaaaacgGTTGTGAATTATTtgtaaaagataataaaaattatatagataataaaaaaatggaattGTCCTATTATGATAAagttatgaataatatattttcaaaaaaagaaagagaaatttatagaaatatacaaaatattattaaaacacAAGAaagaaatgatataaatttagaagtaaatgaatatttatattcttatttatttattctggctattaaaaaaatgttctATGATATTATAGCACAGAAAAAAATGGAATgtcacataaatataatgcaTAACcagaatattaataaaaccaACTTtcaaaaaaaggatatatataaaactacaaataataatttatataaattaaaatataattcaaatgaaaaaaatgtgcACCAAAATGAACATGCATATTACTCAAAAGATATTAAAATAGGAACACATGAACTTACtcataatatggataatatcaaaaaaaatatacatcaTGAACAATCTGTAAATAATCTTCATAATGATGATCATGTTAAGGGTACAAACATGGATgatcaaaataattttaaagaaaattttaaaaaaaaattttatcatcataaatTGAAAAACTTAGATAGTCGCACCACGGGGAGTTTTAATTCTATAGACTCAAAAAATGAAGGCAGCAAGGGTGACGATAATAAGTGTGACGATAATAAATGTGACGATAATAAGTGTGACGATAATAAATGTGACGATAATAAGTGTGACGATAATAAGTGTGACGATAATAAATGTGACGATAATAAGTGTGACGATAATAAGTGTGACGATAATAAATGTGACGATAATAAGTGTGACGATAATAAATGTGACGATAATAAGTGTGACGATAATAAATGTGACGATAATAAGTGTGACGATAATAAATGTGACGATAATAAGTGTGACGATAATAAATGTGATTATAACCAATGTAATACTAACCAACGTAATACTAACCTACGTAATACTAACCAACATAATGATGTTCCGAAGGACGAAATTACAAACAATGTTTCTCATAAGGATGATACAAATAAGATACATAGTAATAAAAGTAagaatttttataaagaCTATATTATGGTTTTATACAATACCATGAAGAAGAATAAATATTACTGGCTTGTTCCTTTAAGTGTTATTtcttgcatatatatatattacaaaatgaGAGTTcgtgtttgttttttttttaaaaatacttATTCAAATGTATGTAGATTTatgacaaatatattttttaataataatggtttACATGGAAATAAAAATCTGATACTTAAggattataatcatttttttaataacataaatcGAAATAATGTAAAGACGATATTATTTAATCCATCTAGTAATACATTCACATATATGTTAGATAAAAATGTTCCCAAAACATCAGGacttatgatatataataatagattaaataataatgaaaatggtAGTGTTGGAAGCAGCTGGTTATCATCACCATcaccatcatcatcatcatctacacataataataatattttatatatgatatattataatgattatattatgaaatatcttttaaaaaacaaaGTTTATGAACATGTAGATTTTCGAGTAGATGACAAATTATTAAAACTATCCATTTATGATATAAttagaagaaatatatttgatattttaacatatactttttccattttaacattttattatatttatgaaaagaatatattaaattgtaATAATGTAGATTATTCTTTTGAAAAACAGAAGAAATTACAATCATTAAACGACATTATATTAAacgataatataaaaagagaaataaaaagtatgttattttttgtattatattccAAAATGTTTAATGAACCATTTAGTTGTGATACCATATTATTTTCTGGGGATACAGGTACCGGGAAAACCATGTTAGCAAAAACTATGGCAAAGGAATTAAATTTCGATTTTTTGCATGTATCAGGTTCGACTTTtatagaattatatataggaAGTGGAGCATCGAAAATAAGAACCTTATTTAagaaagcaaaaaaaaataataaacctATGGTTATCTTTATAGATGAAATAGATAGCATAGGAATAAGTCGATGTATGAATAATGATATGTCTTTTTCAAACCAAGAATATGCACAAACATTAAATCAATTGCTTATTGAATTGGATTCTTTGCATGAGTATAATAAAATCCATATGTTATcagaacaaaataaacaatGGAATATTTTCATGTAcatcaaaaataaattaattaataatatttatggtaaagaaaataaaacacataataataataataataatattcatgaTGGTAATGGTGATCAACTTTTATATGGGAAGGATCATAAGATATCTAGAAAATattcttcttattataataatactagTGATGATTATCCAACAAATAATCATAAGGACCATATTGATGAGAAAAAAgcttatgatatatataattattacttaaataatgatttaaGTATATACGAAATTgaagaattatttaatttgaaGAATTACAGAACCCAacattttattctttttataggAGCTACTAATAGATATAAACAATTAGATTCTGCATTAATAAGAGCAAAGAGATTTGATAAAGTCATACATTTTAATTTGCCAAACATTAATACACGTATGAAGTTATTTTcgttttatattaataagtatataaaGCGGAATATAACCTGTAACCAAATtagtaagaaaaaaaatgaccTTCCTGTATCTCCGAACGGTTATGCTTCTTATATGAATCCTGATTTTAATTATTACGAGAGTCATCAGGAAAATGAGTTTACATATGTGAAGCAAACAGGCAGcacaaaaaatgaaataaataaatatgacgatgatgataataataatgatgatcacaataatgatgatcacaataatgatgatcacaataatgatgatcaCGATAAGCATCATCAACCTTGTGATGGTAATAGACTCCATAACCATATAAacaatcataaaaataagaataataacttaaaaaataaaaatactttAATGTATCCAATACAAccatataacaaatataatgaacaatactataaacattttaattattttaactTTAGTTATGATTTAAAATACCGACCAACCCTCAGTCCattcattataaataaaaataaaaaagtacatgaacaaaatacaaatatatataattttatagatatattCACTCTTTCAATTTTAacatttcattttaattGTGCCGATATTGATCAATTAACATATTCTGTTAAATCAAATTTAAtgacaaaaaatattattaataaaaaagaattcaatgtaaataatttattaatgatTAATTTAGATGATATGctacataaaaaatttacatatgATAGTCATTTAGATAAAATAGTATCACAAAAAAATTCAGATGAACAGGAACATTTTTCATCATCCCTTAACAACAGAATATTGAATGCATGCAATGTAGATGCGGaagaatattttcataagTTTCTTacatattgtaataatattttcttggATAAAATCAAGCACATacgaaaaaaacaaatgaatcgaaataaaaaggatgaaACGGTaggtgataaaaatataaagaagtgtacaaaaaatgaagataataataataataataataataatgatgataataataatgatgatgataataataatgatgataatatatataataatgatgatgataattacCATGATAATTTtcatgatgataattattatgatgataattattatgatgataattaccatgatgataattttcatgatgataattattatgatgatgattacCATGATGATACggatgaacaaaataataatgaatattataataaagatgatacaaaaaaaaatataaacgatTTACATTTTAccaatgataaatatatgcattataattacaataattacaataataataaaataaatatggatTGTTATTTATCCTATGATgatttattacttttatatgaatccaaaaaaattaagttaCATGTGTGGGATGACAATCTAAACGatgtacataataataatttaaacattcataataataactcCTTTTTTAATGAACATATACAATATTGTATCTTATGGAAATCTATACAAACGTATTTTAATAccttacatataaattataagaatattaCTTTTTAA
- a CDS encoding tubulin gamma chain: MPREIITLQCGQCGNQIGVEFWKQLCNEHNIDQEGILKNNNFLNEDRKDIFFYQADDEHFIPRALLFDLEPRVINSIQTSEYRNLYNPENMFISKEGGGAGNNWGCGYSQGHKVEEEIIDMIDREVDNSDNLEGFILSHSIAGGTGSGMGSYLLELLNDNYSKKMIQTFSVFPLLTNESSDVVVQPYNSILTLKRLILSTDSVVVIDNTSLNRIFVERLKLNNPTFQQTNTIISNVMSASTTTLRYPGSMNNDMISLISSLIINPKCHFLITSYTPITIDKHISNVQKTTVLDVMKRLLHTKNIMVSAPVRRGMYISILNIIRGETDPTQVHKGLQRIRDRKLVNFIKWNPASIQVTLAKQSPHVVSQHKVCGLMMANHTSISTLFERCVTQFDRLYKRRAFLENYKKESMFSSADGQGNFEEMESSKEITQNLIDEYKSAERDDYFTNTYI, encoded by the coding sequence ATGCCGAGAGAAATTATCACACTTCAATGTGGTCAATGCGGAAATCAAATAGGTGTGGAATTTTGGAAACAGCTATGCAATGAACATAATATTGATCAAGAGGGTAtactaaaaaataataattttttaaatgaagataggaaagatatatttttttaccaAGCCGATGATGAACATTTTATTCCGAGGGCTTTGTTATTTGATTTAGAACCTCGTGTAATTAATAGTATCCAGACTAGCGAATATCGAAATTTGTATAATCCTGAGAATATGTTTATTTCTAAAGAAGGTGGAGGTGCAGGTAATAATTGGGGTTGTGGATATAGTCAAGGACATAAAGTAGAAGAAGAAATTATTGATATGATTGATAGAGAAGTGGATAATAGTGATAATTTAGAaggatttatattatctcaTTCAATAGCTGGTGGTACAGGTAGTGGTATGGGTAGTTATTTATtagaattattaaatgataattattcaaaaaaaatgattcaAACTTTTTCCGTATTTCCATTATTAACAAATGAAAGTAGTGATGTAGTTGTACAGCCATATAATAGTATATTAACATTAAAAAGATTAATATTAAGTACAGATAGTGTGGTTGTAATAGATAATACATCTTTAAATAGAATATTTGTAGAAagattaaaattaaataatccTACATTTCAACAAACTAATACAATTATATCTAATGTAATGTCTGCATCAACAACAACATTAAGATATCCAGGAAGCATGAATAATGATATGATAAGTTTAATATCTTCACTTATTATTAACCCGAAATGTCATTTCTTAATAACTTCTTATACACCTATAACAATTGACAAACATATATCTAATGTACAAAAAACAACTGTTTTAGATGTAATGAAAAGATTACTACATACCAAAAATATTATGGTATCAGCACCTGTTCGGAGAGGGatgtatatatctattttaaatataataagagGAGAAACAGATCCTACACAAGTACATAAAGGTTTACAAAGAATTAGAGATAGAAAATTAGTTAATTTTATCAAATGGAATCCAGCATCTATACAAGTTACATTAGCTAAACAATCACCACATGTAGTATCTCAACATAAGGTATGTGGATTAATGATGGCAAACCATACATCTATATCTACCTTATTTGAAAGATGTGTAACACAATTTGATAggttatataaaagaagagcATTCttagaaaattataaaaaagaatcaaTGTTCTCAAGTGCTGATGGACAAGGTAACTTTGAAGAAATGGAATCTTCAAAAGAAATCACACAAAATCTAATTGATGAGTATAAAAGTGCTGAACGGGACGACTATTTTactaacacatatatataa
- a CDS encoding proteasome subunit beta type-4, producing MTLGPVVTGTSVIAIKYKHGIMIAADRKASYGSYAKFQNVERIFKINNKTVMGFSGELADAQYLHELLTRKNINNLSEKKRKEDMYTPQHYHSYVSRVFYVRKNRIDPLFNNIIIAGINSQKYDNNDDNVLLYTNKNNDDEQNEYKNNEEYKEIHKDDLYIGFVDMHGTNFCDDYITTGYARYFALTLLRDHYKDNMTEEEARILINECLRILYFRDATSSNFIQIVKVTSKGVEYEEPYILPCVLNSADYVYPSTLLPPAGCMW from the exons atgacCTTAGGCCCAGTAGTAACAGGTACATCCGTGATAGCTATAAAATACAAACACGGCATAATGATTGCAGCAGATAGAAAAG CTAGCTATGGTAGTTATGCAAAATTTCAGAATGTCGaaagaatttttaaaataaataataagacGGTTATGGGTTTTAGTGGTGAGCTAGCTGATGCTCAATATTTGCATGAGTTACTTACACGTaagaatattaataatttaagtgagaagaaaagaaaagaagatATGTATACACCCCAACATTACCATTCGTATGTAAGTAGAGTATTTTATGTTAGAAAAAATAGGATAGATCccttatttaataatataattatagcaGGAATAAATTcacaaaaatatgataataatgatgataatgttttattatatacaaataaaaataatgatgatgaacagaatgaatataaaaacaatgaagaatataaagaaattcataaagatgatttatatattggaTTTGTAGATATGCATGGAACAAATTTTTGTGATGATTATATTACTACAGGATATGCTAGATATTTCGCTCTCACATTATTAAGAGATCattataaagataatatgACAGAAGAAGAGGCAcgaatattaataaatgaatgcttaagaattttatattttagagATGCTACTTCATCAAATTTTATACAAATCGTTAAGGTTACAAGTAAAGGTGTTGAATATGAAGAACCATATATTCTTCCATGTGTATTAAATTCAGCTGATTATGTCTACCCTTCAACATTACTTCCACCTGCTGGATGTATGTGGTGA
- a CDS encoding cactin homolog, putative yields MVSNESSGGNFSSDDALSHSNEKNKYKYKNKYKNKYKNKNKKYDMYHKYDHHKRDTSSFSSSHSSYISNTSRVRDDIRKKKKYEEKKRSYHKRNRNDDSDDNDHSDYNNHSDYNNHSDDNDHSDYNNHSDYNNHSDYNNHSDYNNHSDDNNHSDDNNHSDDSSDRKKKKKDKKEKKRKEKHKRDTNTLDDRIKNKKENSMTVKELKKERENLMKKHFNYTDECNPFGDNTLSTPFVWKLKNKYEKIKNHKKIKLTTNSLLENCVSKINEIEQVKKRREDREKEKQLIEDHRLQFEKQKNQINIKEYMEKEHLFFFNQEIHFSNKRIKHKDIQPIDIFRTAIQIMKGEEDVQKSVGINNYTMPFNKILEGLREKELVNCERQIKLFQMHDKMFYEEKYEKFWNALLFFCKYYLDKIELKGKENNYIDDNTDIKIESFFLNKTYDELVKYEYKIKEKILMEESTDNDVNYWNMILCKIPYYKSKYILKCFQEKLQKGLNKINNTIEDSHREEVKSSRKDIRLTEENEERIAYHGDSPILYDINILEENKNENEKVYNSESELKERKKIYENILIKLKDREEDASLSMLSYVKDGNNKDKELKDEDYGEYKDDVMNDAERCFAFESLTEDFKKKDNLNNLFKEDKKMYDIFVQKEKKKKIKDEIIMKDIPHHILKTATLLKDTLFVARKPLYFNRIKTSFDWNKYNKTHYDYENTPPKYICGYKFNIFYTNLINKNHKPTWKLYPSKDDDTKVIIIFHGGIPYLDIAFKIINAEWSLDKNKGFRNIFDRGILQLYFNFKKKRYRR; encoded by the exons atggtAAGCAACGAATCGTCAGGTGGGAATTTCTCATCTGACGACGCTTTAAGCCACagcaatgaaaaaaataaatataaatataaaaataaatataaaaataaatataaaaataaaaataaaaaatatgacatGTATCATAAATATGATCATCATAAGAGGGACACATcctctttttcttcttcacaTTCTTCTTATATATCTAATACCTCAAGAGTTAGGGACGATataaggaagaaaaaaaaatacgaagaaaagaaaagatcatatcataaaagaaatagaaatgatgatagtgatgataatgatcatagtgattataataatcatagtgattataataatcatagtgatgataatgatcatagtgattataataatcatagtgattataataatcatagtgattataataatcatagtgattataataatcatagtgatgataataatcatagtgatgataataatcataGCGATGATTCCAGtgataggaaaaaaaaaaagaaagataaaaaagaaaagaaaagaaaagaaaaacataaaagAGATACGAATACTTTAGATGATCGaattaagaataaaaaagaaaatagtaTGACtgtaaaagaattaaaaaaagaaagagaaaatttaatgaaaaaacattttaattatacaGATGAGTGTAACCCTTTTGGTGATAACACGTTATCAACACCATTTGTTTGgaaattgaaaaataaatatgaaaaaataaagaaccataaaaaaataaaattaacaaCGAACAGCCTTCTTGAAAATTGTGTTTCGAAAATTAATGAAATTGAACAAGTTAAGAAAAGAAGAGAAGAcagagaaaaagaaaaacaattgATAGAAGATCATCGTTTACAAtttgaaaaacaaaaaaatcaaattaatataaaagaatatatggaaaaagaacacctctttttttttaatcaagAAATACATTTTTCAAATAAGAGGATAAAACATAAAGATATACAACCAATAGATATTTTTAGGACGGCCATACAAATAATGAAAGGAGAAGAGGATGTACAAAAAAGTGTGGGTATTAATAACTACACCATGCCCTTTAACAAGATATTAGAAg GCCTGAGAGAAAAAGAATTAGTAAACTGCGAGAgacaaataaaattatttcagATGCATGATAAAATGTTTTATGAAGAAAAGTATGAAAAATTTTGGAATgcacttttatttttttgtaaatattacTTAGATAAGATCGAGTTAAAGGGAAAAGAAAACAATTATATAGATGATAATACAGACATTAAAATAGAAtccttttttcttaataaaacatatgatGAATTagtaaaatatgaatataaaataaaagaaaaaatacttATGGAAGAATCAACAGATAATGATGTGAATTATTGGAATATGATATTGTGTAAAATACCATATTATaaatctaaatatatattgaaatgtTTTCaagaaaaattacaaaaggGGTTGAACAAAATTAATAACACTATTGAGGACTCTCACAG GGAAGAAGTAAAGAGCTCAAGGAAAGATATTAGATTAACCGAAGAGAATGAAGAAAGGATAGCTTACCATGGCGACAGCCccatattatatgatataaatattttggaggaaaataaaaatgagaaTGAAAAGGTATATAATTCAGAGAGCGAATTaaaagaaaggaaaaaaatatatgaaaatattttgataaaattaaaagacaGAGAAGAAGATGCTTCTTTATCTATGCTTAGTTATGTAAAagatggtaataataaagacAAGGAATTAAAAGATGAAGATTATGGTGAATATAAAGATGATGTTATGAATGATGCTGAAAGATGCTTTGCTTTTGAATCTCTTACGGAAGATTTCAAAAAGAAGgacaatttaaataatttgtttaaggaagataaaaaaatgtatgatatttttgtacaaaaagaaaaaaaaaaaaaaataaaagatgaaataattatgaaagaTATACCACATCATATTCTGAAAACAGCAacattattaaaagataCTTTATTTGTAGCTAGAAAaccattatattttaatagaaTAAAAACAAGTTTTGATTGGAATAAGTATAATAAAACACATTATGATTATGAAAATACACCtcctaaatatatatgtggttataaatttaatattttttatacaaatcttataaataaaaatcataaaCCTACATGGAAACTATATCCTTCAAAAGATGATGATACGaaagttattattatatttcatgGGGGCATACCTTATTTAGATATAgcttttaaaattattaatgcTGAATGGTCtctagataaaaataaaggttTCAGAAATATATTCGATCGAGGTATCttacaattatattttaattttaagaaaaaaagataCAGGAGATAA